One genomic window of Magnolia sinica isolate HGM2019 chromosome 3, MsV1, whole genome shotgun sequence includes the following:
- the LOC131238864 gene encoding disease resistance protein At4g27190-like: MKRILDALNDEKIKIIGVYGMGGVGKSTHVRNVNNHLKGALNFSRVIMVAVSKEVDLKRVQNDIAKRLGLDLKDESISHRATQLMKRLMEEEKFLFILDDLWARIELANEGIPSSERHKAFKIIFTSRSEDVCKEMEVEFKIRVELLSKDESWKLFKAKAGEVVDYPTLHTVAEKVVNECRGLPLAIVTAGRALNDEKSFKVWNHALSELKKSAPKNIRGMEQEVYRSLKLSYDYLQTEELKLCFLFCSLFPEDYEIDVDQMIRCWMGEGFLEDVETLEEVLNKGHTLVGKLKAACLLLDCDKEGYVMMHNIVRDVAISIVSNDDSYKFFVKAGLALKEWPKVDRWEEYKRILVMQNEIEMLPERLECPELFVGNRDFYKSKTPHVSRKLGFRPNTVNIDDARK, encoded by the exons ATGAAGAGAATTCTCGATGCTCTAAATGATGAAAAAATCAAGATTATTGGCGTATATGGCATGGGGGGAGTAGGAAAATCTACCCACGTGAGAAATGTGAACAACCATCTAAAAGGGGCACTAAATTTCAGTAGAGTCATAATGGTGGCAGTGTCTAAGGAAGTGGACctgaaaagggtccagaatgacATTGCAAAGCGATTGGGCCTAGATCTCAAGGATGAAAGCATATCTCATAGAGCGACTCAACTCATGAAGAGACTGATGGAAGAGGAGAAGTTCCTCTTCATCTTGGACGATCTATGGGCTAGAATCGAACTGGCCAATGAGGGTATTCCTTCTAGTGAACGCCACAAAGCTTTTAAGATCATATTCACTTCACGGAGTGAAGATGTTTGCAAAGAAATGGAGGTCGAATTCAAGATCAGGGTGGAACTGCTCTCCAAAGACGAGTCGTGGAAATTGTTCAAAGCGAAAGCAGGCGAGGTTGTTGATTATCCTACATTGCACACTGTGGCAGAGAAGGTTGTTAATGAATGTCGTGGTCTGCCATTGGCAATTGTGACAGCTGGAAGGGCGTTGAATGATGAGAAGAGCTTCAAAGTGTGGAATCATGCATTGTCGGAATTGAAGAAGTCCGCCCCTAAGAACATCAGAGGCATGGAGCAAGAGGTGTATCGATCCCTAAAATTAAGCTACGATTATTTGCAAACTGAGGAGTTAAAGTTGTGCTTCTTGTTTTGTAGTCTATTTCCAGAAGACTACGAAATTGATGTGGATCAAATGATTAGATGTTGGATGGGTGAAGGGTTTTTAGAGGATGTTGAAACATTGGAGGAAGTTCTGAACAAGGGACACACATTGGTTGGAAAACTCAAGGCTGCATGCTTGTTACTAGATTGTGACAAAGAAGGGTATGTAATGATGCACAACATAGTTCGAGACGTGGCTATTTCAATTGTGTCTAATGATGATTCCTACAAATTCTTTGTCAAAGCAGGATTGGCATTGAAAGAATGGCCAAAAGTGGACCGGTGGGAAGAATACAAGAGGATTTTGGTGATGCAAAATGAGATCGAAATGCTACCTGAGAGGTTGGAATGTCCTGAACTGTTTGTTGGAAACAGAGATTTctacaaatccaaaacc CCACACGTAagcaggaagctgggttttagacccaacactGTTAACATTGATGATGCAAGAAAATGA